Genomic DNA from Thermodesulfobacteriota bacterium:
TCGCCGAGACGAAGACGACCTGCTTCACCCGCGCGTCGAACTCCTCGAACCGCAGCGGCCGGTTGTCGAGGGCGGAGGGGAGCCGGAACCCGAAATCGACCAGCGTGCTCTTCCGGGAGCGGTCGCCGTTGTACATCCCGTTGAGCTGGGGGACCGTCACGTGCGACTCGTCGAGGAAGGCGACGAAGTCCTTCGGGAAGTAGTCGAGCAGCGTGTACGGCGGCTGGCCGGGCGACCGCCCGTCGAAATGGCGGGAGTAGTTCTCGATCCCGGAGCAGAACCCCATCTGGGCGATCATCTCGAGGTCGTAGGTCGTCCTCTGCTTCAGCCGCTCGGCCTCCAGCAGCTTCCCCGCCGCGGCCAGCTCCGCGAGCCTCCCTTCGAGCTCCTCCCCGATCTGCCGGACGGCGCGCTCCACCTGGTCCTCCGGGGCGACGTAGTGGCTCGCCGGGAAGATGACCGTTTCCTTCAGATCCCCCAGGCGCGTCCCACGCAGCGGGTCCACGTACCGGAGCCGCTCGATCCGGTCCTCGTCGTACTCGATCCGGAGAACCTTCTCCTCTTCGTACGCCGGGAACAGCTCCACCGCTTCCCCGCGGACACGGAACGTCCCCCGGTGGAAGTCGACGTCGTTGCGCTCGTACTGGAGGTCGACCAGCCGCCGGAGCAGCGCGTTGCGGGGGAAGTCGGCCCCCTCGGACACGCGGACGGTCATCTGCCCGTAGAACTCCGGCGAGCCGAGCCCGTAGATGCAGGAGACGGATGCGACGACGATGACATCGGGGCGGGTCATCACCGACTTCGTCGCGCTGTGCCGCATCTTGTCGATCTGCTCGTTGATCGCCGAGTCCTTCTCGATGAAGGTATCGGTCTGGGGAACGTACGCCTCGGGCTGGTAGTAGTCGTAGTAGGAGACGAAGTACTCGACGGCGTTTTCCGGGAACAGCTCCTTGAACTCCGCGTAGAGCTGGGCGGCGAGCGTCTTGTTGGGGGCGAGGATCAGCGCGGGGCGGTCGATCCGGGCGATGACGGAAGCCATCGTGTAGGTCTTCCCCGAGCCCGTGACCCCGAGGAGCACCTGCCGGGGGAGCCCCCGGACCAGGCCGTCCGCAAGCTCGGCGATCGCCGCGGGCTGGTCCCCGGCGGGCTCGAACGGAGCCGCCATCCTGAAAATGCGTTGGGGAGGCATGCTTCGCAGGCGCCTTATTCGCCCGCCCCTGACGGAATGAAGGGACCGCGGGCGACGACCCGATTCCTGCCGCTGTCCTTTGCCGCGTACAGGGCGTCGTCGGCCTGCGCGATCATCGAATCGATGGTCGAACCGGTATCGGGGGAATAGGCGGTCACGCCGACGCTGATGGTGATCGACAGGTTGGCCAGCGTGTCGGGGCCGGCGCAGACGAACCGGCGGCTCTGGACGGCGCTCCGGATCCGCTCCGCCAGCTCCACGGCTTCCGGAAGCGGGCGGTTCGAAGCCAGGACGACGAACTCCTCGCCTCCGAATCGCCCGACGACCGCATCGTTCCCGGCGTTGTCCGCGGTGGTCTGCGCCACCTGGCGGAGGACCTCGTCGCCGCTCATGTGGCCGTACGTGTCGTTGACCTTCTTGAAATGGTCGATATCG
This window encodes:
- a CDS encoding DEAD/DEAH box helicase family protein, whose product is MPPQRIFRMAAPFEPAGDQPAAIAELADGLVRGLPRQVLLGVTGSGKTYTMASVIARIDRPALILAPNKTLAAQLYAEFKELFPENAVEYFVSYYDYYQPEAYVPQTDTFIEKDSAINEQIDKMRHSATKSVMTRPDVIVVASVSCIYGLGSPEFYGQMTVRVSEGADFPRNALLRRLVDLQYERNDVDFHRGTFRVRGEAVELFPAYEEEKVLRIEYDEDRIERLRYVDPLRGTRLGDLKETVIFPASHYVAPEDQVERAVRQIGEELEGRLAELAAAGKLLEAERLKQRTTYDLEMIAQMGFCSGIENYSRHFDGRSPGQPPYTLLDYFPKDFVAFLDESHVTVPQLNGMYNGDRSRKSTLVDFGFRLPSALDNRPLRFEEFDARVKQVVFVSATPAEYELRESAGAVVEQIIRPTGLVDPEVEVRPASKQVDDLLGEIR